In one Neobacillus sp. CF12 genomic region, the following are encoded:
- a CDS encoding antibiotic biosynthesis monooxygenase, giving the protein MFYQVRRIVVKEGFSDQVVENFSNRGGLLAQRPGYIGRQILVKKVRRGEEEVMVMVQWESEEDWKNWEKSPEHIAGHKAKPKTEKPEYIVESSHDLYYVKG; this is encoded by the coding sequence ATGTTTTATCAAGTTAGAAGAATTGTAGTCAAAGAGGGATTTAGTGATCAGGTGGTCGAGAATTTTTCAAACCGTGGTGGTTTGTTGGCTCAGCGCCCTGGATACATTGGCAGACAGATTTTGGTTAAAAAAGTTCGCCGCGGCGAAGAGGAAGTTATGGTTATGGTTCAATGGGAATCTGAAGAGGATTGGAAAAATTGGGAGAAGAGTCCAGAGCATATCGCCGGACATAAGGCGAAGCCCAAGACAGAGAAACCTGAATATATCGTTGAATCCAGTCATGATCTTTACTATGTAAAAGGATAA
- a CDS encoding ABC transporter ATP-binding protein has translation MNQNQNGLKPFVSLILSTKIPKLALAIGLTASLITTLAGLLVPVLTKNLVDGFSVSSLSVPLMIGIGAAFIFQAIISGVSIYLLSFVGQKIVARLRERMWVKLIRLPVSYFDKQSSGETVSRIVNDTSVVRDLISNHFPQFISGIISIIGAIVILLIMDWKMTILMLISVPLTFLIMMPLGRKMAKISRGLQDETAAFTGHIQQTLSEIRLMKSSTAEKYEESKGLSGIEKLLGFGLKEARITSLIAPIMYLVVMVVIVMIIGYGGMRVANGTMSTGSLVAFLLYLFQIIFPITSFAMFFTQLQKAKGATERIIDILDLPFEEGQDGMEIDISNKPISVQNISFAYSEEEPVLENVSFEAQPGEMIAFAGPSGGGKTTMFGLLERFYEPTSGKITVGDIAITDLLTATWRSQIGYVSQESAMMAGTIRENLCYGLQDKETISDDTLWKVAEMAYADEFIRSFSDGLDTEVGERGVKLSGGQRQRIAIARAFLRDPKILMMDEATASLDSQSEGIVQQALSRLMEGRTTFVIAHRLSTIVDADKIIFIEKGQVTGIGTHQELIHSHALYREFAEQQLTSGEHEINSGDKKGALS, from the coding sequence ATGAATCAAAACCAAAATGGCTTAAAACCATTTGTTTCTCTTATTTTATCAACTAAAATCCCGAAACTTGCTTTAGCTATCGGATTAACAGCAAGTCTTATTACAACACTTGCGGGTCTTCTCGTTCCAGTATTAACCAAAAATTTAGTTGATGGTTTCTCAGTGTCCTCCTTAAGTGTTCCGCTTATGATTGGAATTGGCGCTGCTTTTATTTTTCAAGCGATTATCAGCGGCGTGTCCATTTATCTGCTAAGTTTTGTGGGTCAAAAGATTGTTGCGCGACTCCGTGAACGTATGTGGGTAAAACTGATTCGATTACCGGTAAGTTATTTTGACAAACAATCAAGTGGAGAAACAGTCAGCCGGATTGTTAATGATACAAGTGTAGTCCGCGATTTAATTTCAAATCACTTTCCACAATTTATCTCAGGAATCATTTCCATTATCGGTGCCATCGTCATTCTCCTTATTATGGATTGGAAGATGACAATATTAATGTTAATATCTGTTCCGCTTACCTTTCTTATTATGATGCCTCTTGGCAGGAAAATGGCGAAAATCTCACGCGGTTTACAGGATGAAACAGCAGCTTTTACTGGGCATATCCAACAAACTCTTAGTGAAATTCGATTAATGAAATCGTCAACTGCTGAAAAATATGAAGAATCAAAGGGATTATCCGGAATCGAAAAATTATTAGGCTTTGGTTTAAAAGAGGCACGAATTACCTCTTTAATTGCTCCCATCATGTATCTAGTTGTTATGGTCGTAATCGTAATGATTATTGGGTACGGCGGCATGCGGGTTGCCAATGGAACGATGTCCACCGGTTCCCTTGTTGCCTTCTTACTCTATCTATTTCAAATCATTTTTCCAATAACCAGCTTTGCGATGTTTTTCACCCAATTACAAAAGGCAAAAGGTGCTACCGAGCGGATTATTGATATTCTAGACCTCCCATTTGAAGAAGGACAGGATGGTATGGAAATCGATATTTCCAATAAACCGATTTCTGTCCAGAATATTTCCTTTGCATATAGTGAAGAGGAGCCAGTCCTTGAAAATGTGTCCTTTGAGGCACAACCTGGGGAAATGATTGCCTTTGCCGGTCCAAGCGGCGGCGGAAAAACCACTATGTTCGGCTTACTTGAACGCTTTTACGAGCCGACTTCGGGCAAAATTACGGTTGGTGACATCGCCATCACTGATTTATTGACTGCAACTTGGCGCAGCCAAATTGGGTATGTTTCACAAGAAAGTGCGATGATGGCGGGAACGATTCGCGAAAATCTATGTTATGGACTCCAAGATAAAGAAACAATTTCTGATGACACTCTTTGGAAAGTAGCGGAGATGGCCTATGCAGACGAATTTATTAGATCATTTTCAGACGGACTGGACACAGAGGTTGGCGAACGGGGAGTAAAACTTTCTGGAGGACAAAGACAGCGGATTGCCATTGCTCGTGCTTTTTTACGAGATCCTAAAATTTTAATGATGGATGAAGCAACGGCTAGCTTAGACAGTCAATCAGAAGGTATCGTCCAACAGGCTTTATCCCGACTCATGGAAGGTCGGACAACCTTTGTGATTGCTCATCGATTATCCACTATTGTCGATGCGGATAAGATTATTTTTATCGAAAAGGGGCAAGTAACTGGAATCGGCACCCATCAAGAATTAATACATTCACACGCTTTATATCGTGAATTTGCAGAGCAACAACTAACAAGCGGAGAACATGAAATTAATAGTGGTGATAAAAAAGGTGCATTAAGCTAA
- a CDS encoding multidrug efflux SMR transporter, giving the protein MDWLMLIFGGLFEVVGVIGLKRTADKGNVVNYLILIGGFIMSFQLLVGAMETIPLSTAYAVWTGIGTVGAAIVGMVFFKESKSWLRIACILGIIFSVVGLKLVH; this is encoded by the coding sequence GTGGATTGGCTGATGCTTATTTTTGGAGGGTTATTTGAAGTTGTTGGGGTAATCGGTTTAAAAAGAACGGCCGATAAAGGGAATGTTGTCAATTACCTCATTTTAATTGGAGGATTTATTATGAGTTTCCAGCTGCTCGTTGGGGCGATGGAGACGATTCCGTTATCAACTGCCTATGCAGTATGGACAGGGATTGGTACGGTTGGGGCAGCGATTGTTGGAATGGTTTTCTTCAAGGAATCGAAAAGTTGGCTTCGGATAGCGTGTATCCTTGGTATTATTTTTTCGGTGGTCGGTTTAAAACTGGTACATTAA
- a CDS encoding peroxiredoxin gives MKVGDIAPNFSLPATTKDPLSLSDYRGKMNVVVAFYGMDFTPGUIKEIASWKEDYKRFEQAGAEVIGISADHIHSHRVFAASMATLPYPLASDWQRQTIKDYKVYNEKGGVAIRSVFVVNRDGVITYINTSFKADKKEDYEAVFSELEKLTNL, from the coding sequence TTGAAGGTTGGGGACATCGCACCTAATTTTTCATTACCAGCAACAACAAAAGATCCCCTTTCTCTTTCGGACTATCGTGGAAAGATGAACGTGGTCGTTGCCTTTTACGGAATGGATTTTACTCCCGGCTGAATTAAAGAAATAGCCTCTTGGAAAGAGGATTACAAAAGATTTGAACAGGCAGGCGCAGAAGTAATTGGAATCAGTGCAGATCATATTCATTCGCACAGAGTCTTTGCCGCCAGCATGGCGACTTTGCCCTATCCACTAGCTTCCGATTGGCAAAGGCAGACGATTAAGGACTATAAGGTGTATAACGAAAAAGGCGGAGTTGCCATCCGTTCCGTGTTTGTTGTCAATCGGGATGGCGTAATTACTTATATAAACACCTCCTTTAAAGCAGATAAAAAAGAGGATTATGAGGCTGTTTTTTCGGAACTTGAGAAGTTAACCAATCTATAG
- a CDS encoding C39 family peptidase, with protein sequence MKYQHQKKISLVSLLLILPIYYASTSPIQTSAEYKSDVHIDRTVVVYQKEPIMKESILLTVPVLQQFPELPRGCEVTSLAMLLNFAGISVDKLTLADEIPKVPYFSEGYFGNPHQGFVGNMYTYNQSGLGVYHEVIEELANQYQPGQIENLTGDPFSSVQKKLNAGKPVWVIVGSTFSFLSEDQWETWNTKEGEVKITRRMHSVLVTGYDENNVYFNDPFYPDQNKSANFQSFVSSWTQFGSQAISL encoded by the coding sequence ATGAAATATCAGCATCAAAAAAAGATATCATTGGTAAGCCTCCTATTAATCCTTCCAATCTACTATGCTTCTACCTCTCCGATCCAGACAAGCGCAGAATATAAATCTGATGTTCATATAGATCGGACAGTAGTTGTATACCAAAAGGAGCCCATAATGAAAGAAAGTATCCTCTTAACTGTTCCAGTTTTGCAACAATTCCCTGAACTGCCAAGGGGCTGTGAAGTCACCAGTTTGGCGATGTTACTCAATTTTGCTGGGATTTCCGTTGACAAACTTACCCTGGCAGACGAAATTCCCAAGGTTCCTTATTTCAGTGAGGGATATTTCGGAAATCCCCATCAGGGATTTGTCGGCAATATGTATACCTATAATCAATCTGGATTAGGTGTTTACCACGAGGTAATCGAAGAACTCGCAAACCAATACCAGCCTGGCCAAATTGAAAATCTAACTGGGGACCCTTTTTCTTCTGTGCAAAAAAAGCTCAACGCAGGTAAACCTGTTTGGGTAATTGTCGGCAGTACATTTTCTTTTTTATCTGAAGATCAGTGGGAAACATGGAATACAAAAGAAGGTGAAGTGAAAATCACCCGCAGGATGCATTCGGTTCTTGTCACTGGCTACGATGAAAACAACGTTTATTTTAACGATCCTTTTTATCCAGACCAAAATAAATCCGCCAATTTTCAAAGCTTTGTTTCAAGCTGGACCCAGTTTGGGAGCCAGGCCATATCTCTTTAG
- a CDS encoding ABC transporter permease: protein MKKRYLLLALIVLSATSLFVGVSSISPLDLLDVQSEETQIFLISRLPRLVAILLAGAGMSIAGLIMQQLSRNKFVSPTTAGTLDATRLGILVSMLLFANASMLEKMAVAFTFALAGTFLFMQILDRIKFKDAIFIPLVGLMFGNILSSVTTFFAYRADVIQNMSAWLQGDFSMIMKGRYELLYISLPILIIAYFYANRFTVAGMGEDFSKNLGLAYRRVVNIGLVLVALVTTTVVLTVGIIPFLGLIIPNIISIFKGDHLQKTLPHTAILGAIFLLICDILGRVLIYPYEISISLMVGVIGSGIFLYLLFRRKAYA, encoded by the coding sequence ATGAAGAAAAGATATTTACTACTAGCATTAATAGTTTTATCTGCAACTTCCTTGTTTGTTGGGGTTAGCAGTATATCACCATTGGACTTGCTAGATGTCCAATCCGAGGAAACGCAAATTTTCCTTATCAGCAGACTGCCAAGGTTAGTTGCTATTTTACTTGCTGGTGCTGGAATGAGTATTGCTGGATTGATTATGCAGCAACTCAGCAGAAACAAATTCGTTTCTCCAACAACTGCGGGAACGCTAGATGCAACCCGGCTTGGGATACTTGTCTCCATGCTGTTGTTTGCAAATGCTAGTATGCTTGAAAAAATGGCAGTTGCCTTTACCTTTGCACTTGCAGGGACCTTTTTGTTTATGCAGATTTTAGATCGTATAAAGTTTAAAGATGCTATTTTTATACCGCTTGTTGGATTAATGTTTGGGAATATCTTGTCCTCCGTGACCACCTTTTTTGCCTATCGGGCTGACGTTATTCAAAATATGTCTGCTTGGCTGCAGGGTGATTTTTCAATGATCATGAAGGGCAGATATGAACTGCTTTACATAAGTCTTCCGATACTAATTATTGCTTATTTCTACGCTAACCGTTTTACCGTAGCTGGAATGGGTGAGGATTTTTCAAAAAACCTTGGGCTAGCTTATCGCCGTGTTGTAAATATTGGGCTTGTACTAGTTGCTCTGGTTACAACCACAGTCGTTTTAACAGTAGGAATAATCCCGTTTTTAGGATTAATTATTCCGAACATCATATCGATTTTTAAAGGTGATCATTTGCAAAAAACATTGCCACATACGGCAATCCTTGGAGCCATCTTCCTTCTGATTTGCGATATTTTGGGCAGAGTACTGATTTATCCCTATGAGATTTCGATCAGTCTCATGGTTGGTGTAATCGGAAGTGGAATTTTCTTATACTTACTGTTCCGGAGGAAGGCATATGCGTAA
- a CDS encoding ABC transporter ATP-binding protein, which yields MIQVLALSKLYGKKSVVEDVTVDIQPRKITSFIGPNGAGKSTLLSMVSRLLDSDTGEVLIDKSDVKKMKSNDFAKKVSILKQSNYMNVRLTIRELVSFGRFPYSKGRLTEDDERIVDQSLDYMDLTDMQDNFLDELSGGQRQRAFIAMVIAQDTEYILLDEPLNNLDMKHSVQIMKILRRLVDELGKTVVIVLHDINFASVYSDRIVAMKDGKVVKDGPTEEIIESSALKEIYDMDIPIQKMDGCRICVYFNS from the coding sequence ATGATACAAGTCCTAGCTTTATCAAAGTTATATGGTAAAAAGTCGGTTGTTGAAGATGTAACTGTTGATATTCAGCCGCGGAAGATTACGAGTTTTATCGGTCCGAATGGTGCAGGGAAATCGACTTTACTATCAATGGTCAGCCGTCTTCTAGATTCAGATACAGGAGAAGTGCTGATTGATAAATCTGATGTGAAAAAGATGAAGTCCAATGACTTTGCCAAAAAGGTGTCGATTTTAAAACAGTCCAACTACATGAACGTCCGACTAACGATTCGGGAACTGGTCTCCTTCGGCCGCTTTCCCTATTCAAAGGGGCGTTTAACCGAAGATGATGAACGGATAGTCGACCAGTCGCTTGACTATATGGACCTCACCGATATGCAGGATAACTTTTTAGATGAGTTATCAGGTGGTCAAAGGCAGCGCGCCTTTATCGCGATGGTTATTGCACAGGATACAGAGTACATTTTGCTTGATGAACCATTGAACAATTTAGATATGAAGCATTCCGTTCAAATTATGAAAATTTTGCGCCGCCTTGTGGATGAACTTGGAAAAACAGTGGTCATCGTGCTCCATGATATCAACTTTGCGTCTGTTTATTCCGACCGCATTGTTGCGATGAAGGATGGTAAGGTCGTAAAAGATGGACCTACGGAAGAAATTATCGAATCAAGCGCATTAAAAGAGATTTACGATATGGATATTCCCATTCAGAAAATGGATGGCTGCAGAATTTGTGTATATTTTAACTCATAA
- a CDS encoding multidrug efflux SMR transporter: protein MNESKAITKSNVTSESKAWLYVILAGFLEVVWASGFKYEEVPSLVVLIAILLSFDLIIRATKVIPVGTVYAVFAGIGTIGTVIVEVIFENDSVSPLRIALILLLLVCIIGLKLTNKDGEV from the coding sequence ATGAATGAATCAAAAGCGATAACGAAATCAAATGTAACGAGTGAATCCAAAGCATGGCTTTACGTAATTCTTGCTGGATTTCTAGAAGTAGTCTGGGCAAGTGGTTTTAAATATGAAGAAGTTCCTTCCCTTGTTGTTCTTATAGCGATATTATTAAGTTTTGATTTGATTATTAGAGCTACTAAGGTGATACCTGTAGGGACGGTTTACGCCGTATTTGCGGGTATTGGTACGATTGGGACCGTCATTGTCGAGGTTATCTTTGAGAATGACTCTGTTAGTCCATTAAGAATCGCCCTTATTTTATTATTATTGGTTTGTATCATTGGCTTGAAGTTAACGAATAAGGACGGTGAAGTATAG
- a CDS encoding MFS transporter, translated as MPTGQPSRNIFANRIVLAIMSSNFLLQLGIWIRNFAILLYVTDMTNNDPVYVSLISVVEFAPIFIFSFIGGTFADRWKPKRTMVWCDMLSAFSIGLVLLALLFGSWQAIFLATLVSAILSQFSMPSAMKLLKQHVPGEQLQSVMAMFQSLMAIFMVIGPVIGTLVYQKYGIYVSIGVMGAMFLLSGLVLMYLPRDLEKETSEVENNFKKELADGFRYVMSKKVLKSMGSVFAFCGLAVGLISPLAIFVTMEKLEMPKEFLQWLLMANGAGMLLGGGIVMAFSKKISPQKLLALGIFASMFFTIGVGWSTSVVLTLVLQVLNGMFFPCIHIGINTIILKYTDEAFIGRVNGVLNPLFMGTMVIGMSVSGLVKVPLTLSGVYSVSGLLFLIGAFLVVPLFKFKEEGPNLSVSEKQPQV; from the coding sequence ATGCCAACTGGTCAGCCCTCGAGAAATATATTTGCCAACCGAATTGTCTTGGCGATTATGTCTTCAAATTTTTTACTTCAGTTAGGAATATGGATTCGAAATTTTGCTATTTTATTGTACGTTACAGATATGACAAATAACGATCCTGTCTATGTTTCATTAATTTCTGTTGTTGAGTTTGCACCGATATTTATCTTTTCATTTATTGGGGGAACATTTGCAGACAGATGGAAGCCTAAACGAACAATGGTTTGGTGTGACATGTTGTCAGCTTTCTCAATTGGTTTAGTGTTATTAGCACTGCTGTTTGGCTCGTGGCAGGCAATCTTTTTAGCGACATTAGTCTCAGCTATTTTATCACAGTTTTCCATGCCATCGGCAATGAAACTATTAAAGCAGCATGTGCCTGGTGAACAATTACAATCTGTCATGGCTATGTTTCAATCGTTAATGGCTATTTTTATGGTAATAGGTCCTGTTATTGGAACACTTGTCTACCAAAAGTATGGCATTTATGTATCAATCGGCGTCATGGGAGCGATGTTTTTGCTTTCTGGACTTGTGTTAATGTACCTTCCGCGGGACCTAGAGAAGGAAACATCAGAGGTTGAAAATAATTTTAAAAAGGAACTGGCGGATGGGTTTCGCTACGTGATGTCCAAAAAAGTACTCAAATCAATGGGAAGTGTTTTTGCATTTTGTGGCTTAGCTGTGGGGCTTATTTCACCTCTGGCGATTTTTGTAACGATGGAGAAACTTGAAATGCCAAAAGAATTTCTCCAATGGTTATTAATGGCAAATGGTGCAGGTATGTTGCTTGGTGGTGGAATTGTTATGGCTTTTTCAAAAAAAATCTCCCCACAAAAGCTGCTAGCTCTTGGGATTTTTGCCAGTATGTTTTTTACCATCGGTGTAGGCTGGTCTACAAGTGTAGTATTAACACTAGTCTTACAAGTCTTAAATGGCATGTTCTTCCCATGTATTCATATAGGAATAAATACGATTATTCTTAAATATACAGATGAAGCATTCATCGGACGCGTAAATGGAGTGCTTAATCCGCTGTTTATGGGGACGATGGTTATTGGAATGTCGGTTTCAGGTTTGGTAAAAGTTCCACTTACTTTATCAGGAGTGTATTCGGTATCAGGACTATTGTTTCTGATTGGTGCTTTCCTAGTTGTTCCTCTTTTTAAATTTAAAGAGGAAGGACCTAATCTTTCTGTGTCAGAGAAGCAGCCACAGGTATAA
- a CDS encoding iron chelate uptake ABC transporter family permease subunit, translating into MRNSIKLAILALIAAGVCAIYLIHELNGSFGYALPKRTIKVLAMVLTGVTIAYATVVFQTITHNKILTPSIMGLDSLYMLLQTLIIFFLGSGHMIIVNKQVNFLLSVVVMIVFALFLYKFLFKKGNQPIYFLLLVGIIVGTFFSSISTFFQVLIDPNEFQIVQDRMFASFNNINSDLVWLAIVIVLLVMIYAWRFLKYLDVLSLGRDTAINLGVPYDSIVKQMLIIVAVFISISTALVGPITFFGLIVANLSYQFFKTYKHTTLITGAILMSVIALVGGQWVVERVFTFSTTLSVIINFIGGVYFIYLLLKERKAA; encoded by the coding sequence ATGCGTAATTCAATAAAATTGGCAATACTCGCATTGATCGCTGCAGGCGTATGTGCCATCTATTTGATTCATGAATTAAACGGAAGCTTTGGATATGCTCTGCCAAAACGGACAATAAAAGTTCTCGCAATGGTCTTAACAGGTGTCACGATCGCCTATGCAACGGTTGTGTTCCAGACCATTACACATAATAAAATCTTAACACCGAGCATTATGGGTTTAGATTCACTTTACATGCTGTTACAAACATTGATTATCTTCTTTTTAGGCTCCGGTCATATGATTATCGTCAATAAGCAGGTAAATTTCTTACTCTCAGTGGTTGTAATGATTGTATTTGCCCTCTTTTTATACAAGTTTTTATTTAAAAAGGGCAACCAGCCAATCTACTTTTTATTACTAGTTGGAATCATTGTAGGAACGTTCTTCTCCAGTATCTCTACTTTTTTCCAAGTACTGATTGATCCAAATGAATTTCAGATTGTTCAAGACCGCATGTTTGCGAGTTTTAATAATATCAATTCAGACTTAGTCTGGCTGGCGATTGTCATCGTCTTGCTTGTGATGATATATGCATGGCGTTTTTTAAAGTATTTAGACGTCCTATCATTAGGCCGTGATACAGCGATTAATTTAGGAGTTCCCTACGATTCGATTGTTAAGCAAATGCTTATAATTGTGGCAGTTTTCATTTCGATTTCAACGGCATTAGTAGGACCGATTACCTTTTTCGGATTAATCGTTGCCAATCTGTCGTATCAATTTTTCAAAACGTACAAACATACTACCTTGATAACAGGTGCCATCTTGATGAGTGTGATCGCCCTTGTTGGCGGGCAATGGGTAGTTGAAAGAGTCTTTACTTTTTCAACAACGTTAAGTGTCATTATTAACTTTATCGGTGGAGTGTACTTCATTTATTTACTGCTAAAGGAGAGGAAAGCTGCATGA
- a CDS encoding siderophore ABC transporter substrate-binding protein, with protein sequence MKKWSFLVLMVSMILVLAACGSKEESKAEPADAKTAAAEKMTIEHKYGKVEIDKNPEKVVVFDFGILDTLDELGVEVTGVPQAAIPSYLEKYAGEKYTNVGSLKEPDFEAIHAMQPDVIFITTRQAELYEQFAEIAPTVYVELDYTKYMESFEKNMNLVGEIFDKKDEVANAVEEIKASVDELNKKASDLDKKALIVLANEGKVSAYGPSSRFGVIHDVFGFGAADEKIEVSTHGQSITMEYIMETNSDVLFVIDRNTAVGGEAGAEKVIENELVKKTTAFKEDKIIYLDPDAWYLSGGGLQSVKLMAEEIEASL encoded by the coding sequence ATGAAAAAGTGGAGTTTTTTAGTTTTAATGGTTTCGATGATTTTAGTATTAGCAGCATGCGGATCAAAGGAAGAGAGTAAGGCAGAACCAGCGGATGCTAAAACGGCAGCTGCTGAAAAAATGACCATTGAACATAAGTATGGAAAAGTAGAAATCGATAAAAATCCAGAAAAAGTTGTTGTTTTTGACTTTGGGATTTTAGATACATTGGATGAATTAGGTGTGGAAGTAACTGGAGTTCCGCAAGCAGCCATTCCTTCCTACTTAGAAAAATATGCAGGTGAGAAATATACAAACGTAGGAAGCTTAAAGGAGCCTGATTTTGAAGCGATTCATGCAATGCAGCCGGATGTTATTTTTATTACTACACGTCAAGCTGAATTATACGAGCAGTTTGCAGAGATTGCTCCAACAGTTTATGTAGAATTAGACTATACCAAATACATGGAGTCTTTTGAGAAGAATATGAACCTTGTTGGTGAAATCTTCGATAAGAAAGATGAAGTAGCAAATGCTGTAGAAGAAATCAAAGCAAGTGTTGATGAATTAAATAAAAAAGCCTCTGATCTTGATAAAAAGGCATTAATTGTTTTAGCAAATGAAGGAAAAGTAAGTGCTTATGGACCAAGTTCTCGTTTTGGTGTCATCCATGATGTGTTTGGTTTCGGAGCAGCGGATGAAAAAATCGAAGTATCCACGCATGGTCAAAGTATTACCATGGAATACATTATGGAGACAAATTCAGACGTATTGTTCGTCATTGACCGTAACACAGCGGTAGGCGGCGAGGCTGGTGCAGAGAAAGTAATCGAAAACGAACTTGTTAAAAAGACAACAGCCTTTAAAGAAGATAAAATCATTTACCTAGATCCAGACGCATGGTATTTAAGTGGCGGCGGATTACAATCTGTAAAACTTATGGCTGAAGAAATCGAAGCGTCATTATAA